The Balearica regulorum gibbericeps isolate bBalReg1 chromosome 5, bBalReg1.pri, whole genome shotgun sequence genome window below encodes:
- the SPTY2D1 gene encoding protein SPT2 homolog isoform X3 produces the protein MDFHNILMMASEQQGLNAVPKRYSLAVGPPKKVPKVKGVESAAVQAFLRRQEEEKRKKALEERRKKEQLLARRIELKHDRRARAMASRTKDNFYGYNGIPVEEKPKKKRACENVAQAPEAEYATEDETEQHEYSQTESEHEQEEYEEKPSKIAVKPKAPPKSAPAPLNFAELLRLAEIKQYEPVEIKTVKKVEERPRTAEELREREYLGRKNKRIEMHKKSEKEIKNTGISSSSKKVTSQKESLHAKLKSSVDKHSTPKGSLLSSMSGTDKKSKAPALTEKPSRSLSSSRFGQMEKTSQNGSLNSTGSSHSKLPVNSIGKSGSSSRVPPSKPASNGAQRLPSAKESSLKKSAPTKSGNAAALQCGINSNAKWSGSSLGKGGPGHPGGGPSAGPGRLSNSGMGPGRPGSSSAAGPGRPGSGSSLGPGQLGGGSNMGPGRPAGSSNMGPGRLAGSSSMGLGRPGSSSSMGLGRPGISLGAGSGRPGISLGAGPGRPGISTNTGPGRPGSSLGAGPGRPGIGPSTGAKRPGSSLGAGPGRPGIGPSTGAKRPGSSLGAGPGRPGIGPSTGAKGPGSSLGTTVKPKCTVVSETISSKNLVTRPSNGQINGMRSFQGHRPVFHPQGLGRPPISYKRQIEDDDDDEYDSEMEDFIEDEGEPQEEISKHIREIFGYDRKRYKDESDYALRYMESSWREQQKEEARSLRLGVQEDLEELRREEEELKRKRQSKKLRTR, from the exons ATGGATTTTCACAATATTCTCATGATGGCCTCGGAGCAACAAGGGTTGAACGCGGTGCCG aaaaggtaCAGTTTGGCTGTTGGTCCTCCCAAAAAGGTTCCAAAAGTCAAGGGTGTAGAGTCTGCAGCAGTGCAAGCATTTCTCAGACggcaagaagaagaaaaaagaaaaaaag cactggaagaaagaagaaagaaagaacaactCTTGGCTAGACGTATTGAACTGAAACATGACAGAAGGGCAAGAGCTATGGCCTCACGAACAAAGGATAATTTTTATGGCTATAATGGCATTCCTGTTGAAGAGAAGCCTAAAAAGAAGAGGGCTTGTGAGAATGTCGCTCAGGCCCCAGAGGCTGAGTATGCAACAGAAGATGAAACTGAGCAACACGAATACAGTCAGACTGAATCTGAGCATGAGCAAGAGGAGTACGAAGAGAAACCATCCAAAATTGCAGTGAAACCAAAGGCACCTCCCAAAAGTGCACCAGCACCTCTGAACTTTGCAGAGCTCTTAAGgcttgctgaaataaaacagtatgaaccagtggaaataaaaacagtgaaaaaggtAGAAGAGAGACCCAGAACAGCAGAAGAATTGAGAGAGAGGGAGTATTTGGGACGCAAAAACAAGAGAATAGAAATGCATAAGAAGAGTGAGAAGGAGATTAAGAATACAGGGATATCCAGTTCTTCCAAAAAAGTGACTTCTCAGAAAGAATCTTTACATGCAAAACTTAAAAGCTCAGTAGATAAACATTCCACACCAAAAGGCAGTCTGTTGTCTTCTATGAGTGGTACTGATAAGAAATCCAAAGCACCAGCATTGACTGAAAAACCCTCACGGTCATTATCTTCCTCCAGATTTggtcaaatggaaaaaacctcacaaaatgGCTCCTTAAACTCTACTGGTAGCAGTCATAGTAAATTACCTGTCAATAGTATCGGAAAGTCTGGCTCAAGCTCTCGTGTGCCACCTTCAAAACCAGCATCCAATGGGGCTCAGAGGCTGCCATCTGCTAAAGAATCCAGCCTGAAAAAGTCTGCCCCCACAAAATCAGGAAATGCTGCAGCCCTTCAGTGTGGAATCAACTCCAATGCAAAATGGTCAGGCAGCAGCTTAGGAAAAGGAGGACCTGGACATCCAGGTGGTGgtccaagtgcaggacctgggcGATTGAGCAATTCTGGCATGGGACCTGGAAggccaggcagcagctcagctgcaggacCTGGAAGGCCAGGCAGCGGCTCAAGCCTGGGACCTGGGCAACTGGGTGGCGGCTCAAACATGGGACCTGGAAGGCCAGCTGGCAGCTCAAACATGGGACCTGGAAGGCTAGCTGGCAGCTCTAGCATGGGACTTGGGCGACCAGGCAGCAGCTCTAGCATGGGACTTGGGCGACCAGGCATCAGCTTGGGCGCTGGATCAGGAAGGCCAGGCATCAGCTTGGGCGCTGGACCAGGAAGGCCAGGCATCAGCACAAACACAGGAC CTGGGCGACCAGGCAGCAGCTTGGGAGCAGGACCAGGAAGGCCAGGAATCGGTCCGAGCACAGGAGCCAAGCGACCAGGCAGCAGCTTGGGAGCAGGACCAGGAAGGCCAGGAATCGGTCCGAGCACAGGAGCCAAGCGACCAGGCAGCAGCTTGGGAGCAGGACCAGGAAGGCCAGGAATCGGTCCGAGCACAGGAGCCAAGGGACCAGGCAGCAGCTTGGGTACAACTGTAAAACCGAAGTGTACTGTTGTATCGGAAACTATTTCTTCTAAAAACCTAGTTACGAGACCTAGCAACGGACAGATAAATGGAATGAGATCTTTTCAAGGGCATAGACCTGTATTTCATCCACAAG GTCTTGGAAGACCACCTATTAGTTACAAGAGACAAAtagaagatgatgatgatgatgaatatGACTCTGAAATGGAAGACTTCATTGAAGATGAAGGGGAACCCCAAGAAGAAATATCAAAACATATTCGGGAAATATTTGGCTATGACaggaaaag ATACAAAGATGAAAGTGATTATGCCTTACGTTATAtggagagcagctggagagagcaacagaaagaagaagCTAGGAG CTTGAGACTCGGTGTTCAGGAGGACTTAGAAGAATTGAGACGGGAAGAAGAAGAGTTGAAGCGCAAGAGACAGTCTAAGAAGCTGAGGACACGTTAA
- the SPTY2D1 gene encoding protein SPT2 homolog isoform X5, which yields MDFHNILMMASEQQGLNAVPKRYSLAVGPPKKVPKVKGVESAAVQAFLRRQEEEKRKKALEERRKKEQLLARRIELKHDRRARAMASRTKDNFYGYNGIPVEEKPKKKRACENVAQAPEAEYATEDETEQHEYSQTESEHEQEEYEEKPSKIAVKPKAPPKSAPAPLNFAELLRLAEIKQYEPVEIKTVKKVEERPRTAEELREREYLGRKNKRIEMHKKSEKEIKNTGISSSSKKVTSQKESLHAKLKSSVDKHSTPKGSLLSSMSGTDKKSKAPALTEKPSRSLSSSRFGQMEKTSQNGSLNSTGSSHSKLPVNSIGKSGSSSRVPPSKPASNGAQRLPSAKESSLKKSAPTKSGNAAALQCGINSNAKWSGSSLGKGGPGHPGGGPSAGPGRLSNSGMGPGRPGSSSAAGPGRPGSGSSLGPGQLGGGSNMGPGRPAGSSNMGPGRLAGSSSMGLGRPGSSSSMGLGRPGSSLGAGPGRPGIGPSTGAKRPGSSLGAGPGRPGIGPSTGAKRPGSSLGAGPGRPGIGPSTGAKGPGSSLGTTVKPKCTVVSETISSKNLVTRPSNGQINGMRSFQGHRPVFHPQGLGRPPISYKRQIEDDDDDEYDSEMEDFIEDEGEPQEEISKHIREIFGYDRKRYKDESDYALRYMESSWREQQKEEARSLRLGVQEDLEELRREEEELKRKRQSKKLRTR from the exons ATGGATTTTCACAATATTCTCATGATGGCCTCGGAGCAACAAGGGTTGAACGCGGTGCCG aaaaggtaCAGTTTGGCTGTTGGTCCTCCCAAAAAGGTTCCAAAAGTCAAGGGTGTAGAGTCTGCAGCAGTGCAAGCATTTCTCAGACggcaagaagaagaaaaaagaaaaaaag cactggaagaaagaagaaagaaagaacaactCTTGGCTAGACGTATTGAACTGAAACATGACAGAAGGGCAAGAGCTATGGCCTCACGAACAAAGGATAATTTTTATGGCTATAATGGCATTCCTGTTGAAGAGAAGCCTAAAAAGAAGAGGGCTTGTGAGAATGTCGCTCAGGCCCCAGAGGCTGAGTATGCAACAGAAGATGAAACTGAGCAACACGAATACAGTCAGACTGAATCTGAGCATGAGCAAGAGGAGTACGAAGAGAAACCATCCAAAATTGCAGTGAAACCAAAGGCACCTCCCAAAAGTGCACCAGCACCTCTGAACTTTGCAGAGCTCTTAAGgcttgctgaaataaaacagtatgaaccagtggaaataaaaacagtgaaaaaggtAGAAGAGAGACCCAGAACAGCAGAAGAATTGAGAGAGAGGGAGTATTTGGGACGCAAAAACAAGAGAATAGAAATGCATAAGAAGAGTGAGAAGGAGATTAAGAATACAGGGATATCCAGTTCTTCCAAAAAAGTGACTTCTCAGAAAGAATCTTTACATGCAAAACTTAAAAGCTCAGTAGATAAACATTCCACACCAAAAGGCAGTCTGTTGTCTTCTATGAGTGGTACTGATAAGAAATCCAAAGCACCAGCATTGACTGAAAAACCCTCACGGTCATTATCTTCCTCCAGATTTggtcaaatggaaaaaacctcacaaaatgGCTCCTTAAACTCTACTGGTAGCAGTCATAGTAAATTACCTGTCAATAGTATCGGAAAGTCTGGCTCAAGCTCTCGTGTGCCACCTTCAAAACCAGCATCCAATGGGGCTCAGAGGCTGCCATCTGCTAAAGAATCCAGCCTGAAAAAGTCTGCCCCCACAAAATCAGGAAATGCTGCAGCCCTTCAGTGTGGAATCAACTCCAATGCAAAATGGTCAGGCAGCAGCTTAGGAAAAGGAGGACCTGGACATCCAGGTGGTGgtccaagtgcaggacctgggcGATTGAGCAATTCTGGCATGGGACCTGGAAggccaggcagcagctcagctgcaggacCTGGAAGGCCAGGCAGCGGCTCAAGCCTGGGACCTGGGCAACTGGGTGGCGGCTCAAACATGGGACCTGGAAGGCCAGCTGGCAGCTCAAACATGGGACCTGGAAGGCTAGCTGGCAGCTCTAGCATGGGACTTGGGCGACCAGGCAGCAGCTCTAGCATGGGACTTGGGCGACCAG GCAGCAGCTTGGGAGCAGGACCAGGAAGGCCAGGAATCGGTCCGAGCACAGGAGCCAAGCGACCAGGCAGCAGCTTGGGAGCAGGACCAGGAAGGCCAGGAATCGGTCCGAGCACAGGAGCCAAGCGACCAGGCAGCAGCTTGGGAGCAGGACCAGGAAGGCCAGGAATCGGTCCGAGCACAGGAGCCAAGGGACCAGGCAGCAGCTTGGGTACAACTGTAAAACCGAAGTGTACTGTTGTATCGGAAACTATTTCTTCTAAAAACCTAGTTACGAGACCTAGCAACGGACAGATAAATGGAATGAGATCTTTTCAAGGGCATAGACCTGTATTTCATCCACAAG GTCTTGGAAGACCACCTATTAGTTACAAGAGACAAAtagaagatgatgatgatgatgaatatGACTCTGAAATGGAAGACTTCATTGAAGATGAAGGGGAACCCCAAGAAGAAATATCAAAACATATTCGGGAAATATTTGGCTATGACaggaaaag ATACAAAGATGAAAGTGATTATGCCTTACGTTATAtggagagcagctggagagagcaacagaaagaagaagCTAGGAG CTTGAGACTCGGTGTTCAGGAGGACTTAGAAGAATTGAGACGGGAAGAAGAAGAGTTGAAGCGCAAGAGACAGTCTAAGAAGCTGAGGACACGTTAA
- the SPTY2D1 gene encoding protein SPT2 homolog isoform X4: MDFHNILMMASEQQGLNAVPKRYSLAVGPPKKVPKVKGVESAAVQAFLRRQEEEKRKKALEERRKKEQLLARRIELKHDRRARAMASRTKDNFYGYNGIPVEEKPKKKRACENVAQAPEAEYATEDETEQHEYSQTESEHEQEEYEEKPSKIAVKPKAPPKSAPAPLNFAELLRLAEIKQYEPVEIKTVKKVEERPRTAEELREREYLGRKNKRIEMHKKSEKEIKNTGISSSSKKVTSQKESLHAKLKSSVDKHSTPKGSLLSSMSGTDKKSKAPALTEKPSRSLSSSRFGQMEKTSQNGSLNSTGSSHSKLPVNSIGKSGSSSRVPPSKPASNGAQRLPSAKESSLKKSAPTKSGNAAALQCGINSNAKWSGSSLGKGGPGHPGGGPSAGPGRLSNSGMGPGRPGSSSAAGPGRPGSGSSLGPGQLGGGSNMGPGRPAGSSNMGLGRPGISLGAGSGRPGISLGAGPGRPGISTNTGPGQPGSSTGPGRPGISLSTGPGRPGSSLGAGPGRPGIGPSTGAKRPGSSLGAGPGRPGIGPSTGAKRPGSSLGAGPGRPGIGPSTGAKGPGSSLGTTVKPKCTVVSETISSKNLVTRPSNGQINGMRSFQGHRPVFHPQGLGRPPISYKRQIEDDDDDEYDSEMEDFIEDEGEPQEEISKHIREIFGYDRKRYKDESDYALRYMESSWREQQKEEARSLRLGVQEDLEELRREEEELKRKRQSKKLRTR; this comes from the exons ATGGATTTTCACAATATTCTCATGATGGCCTCGGAGCAACAAGGGTTGAACGCGGTGCCG aaaaggtaCAGTTTGGCTGTTGGTCCTCCCAAAAAGGTTCCAAAAGTCAAGGGTGTAGAGTCTGCAGCAGTGCAAGCATTTCTCAGACggcaagaagaagaaaaaagaaaaaaag cactggaagaaagaagaaagaaagaacaactCTTGGCTAGACGTATTGAACTGAAACATGACAGAAGGGCAAGAGCTATGGCCTCACGAACAAAGGATAATTTTTATGGCTATAATGGCATTCCTGTTGAAGAGAAGCCTAAAAAGAAGAGGGCTTGTGAGAATGTCGCTCAGGCCCCAGAGGCTGAGTATGCAACAGAAGATGAAACTGAGCAACACGAATACAGTCAGACTGAATCTGAGCATGAGCAAGAGGAGTACGAAGAGAAACCATCCAAAATTGCAGTGAAACCAAAGGCACCTCCCAAAAGTGCACCAGCACCTCTGAACTTTGCAGAGCTCTTAAGgcttgctgaaataaaacagtatgaaccagtggaaataaaaacagtgaaaaaggtAGAAGAGAGACCCAGAACAGCAGAAGAATTGAGAGAGAGGGAGTATTTGGGACGCAAAAACAAGAGAATAGAAATGCATAAGAAGAGTGAGAAGGAGATTAAGAATACAGGGATATCCAGTTCTTCCAAAAAAGTGACTTCTCAGAAAGAATCTTTACATGCAAAACTTAAAAGCTCAGTAGATAAACATTCCACACCAAAAGGCAGTCTGTTGTCTTCTATGAGTGGTACTGATAAGAAATCCAAAGCACCAGCATTGACTGAAAAACCCTCACGGTCATTATCTTCCTCCAGATTTggtcaaatggaaaaaacctcacaaaatgGCTCCTTAAACTCTACTGGTAGCAGTCATAGTAAATTACCTGTCAATAGTATCGGAAAGTCTGGCTCAAGCTCTCGTGTGCCACCTTCAAAACCAGCATCCAATGGGGCTCAGAGGCTGCCATCTGCTAAAGAATCCAGCCTGAAAAAGTCTGCCCCCACAAAATCAGGAAATGCTGCAGCCCTTCAGTGTGGAATCAACTCCAATGCAAAATGGTCAGGCAGCAGCTTAGGAAAAGGAGGACCTGGACATCCAGGTGGTGgtccaagtgcaggacctgggcGATTGAGCAATTCTGGCATGGGACCTGGAAggccaggcagcagctcagctgcaggacCTGGAAGGCCAGGCAGCGGCTCAAGCCTGGGACCTGGGCAACTGGGTGGCGGCTCAAACATGGGACCTGGAAGGCCAGCTGGCAGCTCAAACATGGGAC TTGGGCGACCAGGCATCAGCTTGGGCGCTGGATCAGGAAGGCCAGGCATCAGCTTGGGCGCTGGACCAGGAAGGCCAGGCATCAGCACAAACACAGGACCTGGGCAACCAGGGAGCAGCACAGGACCAGGAAGGCCAGGAATCAGCCTGAGCACTGGACCTGGGCGACCAGGCAGCAGCTTGGGAGCAGGACCAGGAAGGCCAGGAATCGGTCCGAGCACAGGAGCCAAGCGACCAGGCAGCAGCTTGGGAGCAGGACCAGGAAGGCCAGGAATCGGTCCGAGCACAGGAGCCAAGCGACCAGGCAGCAGCTTGGGAGCAGGACCAGGAAGGCCAGGAATCGGTCCGAGCACAGGAGCCAAGGGACCAGGCAGCAGCTTGGGTACAACTGTAAAACCGAAGTGTACTGTTGTATCGGAAACTATTTCTTCTAAAAACCTAGTTACGAGACCTAGCAACGGACAGATAAATGGAATGAGATCTTTTCAAGGGCATAGACCTGTATTTCATCCACAAG GTCTTGGAAGACCACCTATTAGTTACAAGAGACAAAtagaagatgatgatgatgatgaatatGACTCTGAAATGGAAGACTTCATTGAAGATGAAGGGGAACCCCAAGAAGAAATATCAAAACATATTCGGGAAATATTTGGCTATGACaggaaaag ATACAAAGATGAAAGTGATTATGCCTTACGTTATAtggagagcagctggagagagcaacagaaagaagaagCTAGGAG CTTGAGACTCGGTGTTCAGGAGGACTTAGAAGAATTGAGACGGGAAGAAGAAGAGTTGAAGCGCAAGAGACAGTCTAAGAAGCTGAGGACACGTTAA
- the SPTY2D1 gene encoding protein SPT2 homolog isoform X1, with amino-acid sequence MDFHNILMMASEQQGLNAVPKRYSLAVGPPKKVPKVKGVESAAVQAFLRRQEEEKRKKALEERRKKEQLLARRIELKHDRRARAMASRTKDNFYGYNGIPVEEKPKKKRACENVAQAPEAEYATEDETEQHEYSQTESEHEQEEYEEKPSKIAVKPKAPPKSAPAPLNFAELLRLAEIKQYEPVEIKTVKKVEERPRTAEELREREYLGRKNKRIEMHKKSEKEIKNTGISSSSKKVTSQKESLHAKLKSSVDKHSTPKGSLLSSMSGTDKKSKAPALTEKPSRSLSSSRFGQMEKTSQNGSLNSTGSSHSKLPVNSIGKSGSSSRVPPSKPASNGAQRLPSAKESSLKKSAPTKSGNAAALQCGINSNAKWSGSSLGKGGPGHPGGGPSAGPGRLSNSGMGPGRPGSSSAAGPGRPGSGSSLGPGQLGGGSNMGPGRPAGSSNMGPGRLAGSSSMGLGRPGSSSSMGLGRPGISLGAGSGRPGISLGAGPGRPGISTNTGPGQPGSSTGPGRPGISLSTGPGRPGSSLGAGPGRPGIGPSTGAKRPGSSLGAGPGRPGIGPSTGAKRPGSSLGAGPGRPGIGPSTGAKGPGSSLGTTVKPKCTVVSETISSKNLVTRPSNGQINGMRSFQGHRPVFHPQGLGRPPISYKRQIEDDDDDEYDSEMEDFIEDEGEPQEEISKHIREIFGYDRKRYKDESDYALRYMESSWREQQKEEARSLRLGVQEDLEELRREEEELKRKRQSKKLRTR; translated from the exons ATGGATTTTCACAATATTCTCATGATGGCCTCGGAGCAACAAGGGTTGAACGCGGTGCCG aaaaggtaCAGTTTGGCTGTTGGTCCTCCCAAAAAGGTTCCAAAAGTCAAGGGTGTAGAGTCTGCAGCAGTGCAAGCATTTCTCAGACggcaagaagaagaaaaaagaaaaaaag cactggaagaaagaagaaagaaagaacaactCTTGGCTAGACGTATTGAACTGAAACATGACAGAAGGGCAAGAGCTATGGCCTCACGAACAAAGGATAATTTTTATGGCTATAATGGCATTCCTGTTGAAGAGAAGCCTAAAAAGAAGAGGGCTTGTGAGAATGTCGCTCAGGCCCCAGAGGCTGAGTATGCAACAGAAGATGAAACTGAGCAACACGAATACAGTCAGACTGAATCTGAGCATGAGCAAGAGGAGTACGAAGAGAAACCATCCAAAATTGCAGTGAAACCAAAGGCACCTCCCAAAAGTGCACCAGCACCTCTGAACTTTGCAGAGCTCTTAAGgcttgctgaaataaaacagtatgaaccagtggaaataaaaacagtgaaaaaggtAGAAGAGAGACCCAGAACAGCAGAAGAATTGAGAGAGAGGGAGTATTTGGGACGCAAAAACAAGAGAATAGAAATGCATAAGAAGAGTGAGAAGGAGATTAAGAATACAGGGATATCCAGTTCTTCCAAAAAAGTGACTTCTCAGAAAGAATCTTTACATGCAAAACTTAAAAGCTCAGTAGATAAACATTCCACACCAAAAGGCAGTCTGTTGTCTTCTATGAGTGGTACTGATAAGAAATCCAAAGCACCAGCATTGACTGAAAAACCCTCACGGTCATTATCTTCCTCCAGATTTggtcaaatggaaaaaacctcacaaaatgGCTCCTTAAACTCTACTGGTAGCAGTCATAGTAAATTACCTGTCAATAGTATCGGAAAGTCTGGCTCAAGCTCTCGTGTGCCACCTTCAAAACCAGCATCCAATGGGGCTCAGAGGCTGCCATCTGCTAAAGAATCCAGCCTGAAAAAGTCTGCCCCCACAAAATCAGGAAATGCTGCAGCCCTTCAGTGTGGAATCAACTCCAATGCAAAATGGTCAGGCAGCAGCTTAGGAAAAGGAGGACCTGGACATCCAGGTGGTGgtccaagtgcaggacctgggcGATTGAGCAATTCTGGCATGGGACCTGGAAggccaggcagcagctcagctgcaggacCTGGAAGGCCAGGCAGCGGCTCAAGCCTGGGACCTGGGCAACTGGGTGGCGGCTCAAACATGGGACCTGGAAGGCCAGCTGGCAGCTCAAACATGGGACCTGGAAGGCTAGCTGGCAGCTCTAGCATGGGACTTGGGCGACCAGGCAGCAGCTCTAGCATGGGACTTGGGCGACCAGGCATCAGCTTGGGCGCTGGATCAGGAAGGCCAGGCATCAGCTTGGGCGCTGGACCAGGAAGGCCAGGCATCAGCACAAACACAGGACCTGGGCAACCAGGGAGCAGCACAGGACCAGGAAGGCCAGGAATCAGCCTGAGCACTGGACCTGGGCGACCAGGCAGCAGCTTGGGAGCAGGACCAGGAAGGCCAGGAATCGGTCCGAGCACAGGAGCCAAGCGACCAGGCAGCAGCTTGGGAGCAGGACCAGGAAGGCCAGGAATCGGTCCGAGCACAGGAGCCAAGCGACCAGGCAGCAGCTTGGGAGCAGGACCAGGAAGGCCAGGAATCGGTCCGAGCACAGGAGCCAAGGGACCAGGCAGCAGCTTGGGTACAACTGTAAAACCGAAGTGTACTGTTGTATCGGAAACTATTTCTTCTAAAAACCTAGTTACGAGACCTAGCAACGGACAGATAAATGGAATGAGATCTTTTCAAGGGCATAGACCTGTATTTCATCCACAAG GTCTTGGAAGACCACCTATTAGTTACAAGAGACAAAtagaagatgatgatgatgatgaatatGACTCTGAAATGGAAGACTTCATTGAAGATGAAGGGGAACCCCAAGAAGAAATATCAAAACATATTCGGGAAATATTTGGCTATGACaggaaaag ATACAAAGATGAAAGTGATTATGCCTTACGTTATAtggagagcagctggagagagcaacagaaagaagaagCTAGGAG CTTGAGACTCGGTGTTCAGGAGGACTTAGAAGAATTGAGACGGGAAGAAGAAGAGTTGAAGCGCAAGAGACAGTCTAAGAAGCTGAGGACACGTTAA
- the SPTY2D1 gene encoding protein SPT2 homolog isoform X2, with protein MDFHNILMMASEQQGLNAVPKRYSLAVGPPKKVPKVKGVESAAVQAFLRRQEEEKRKKALEERRKKEQLLARRIELKHDRRARAMASRTKDNFYGYNGIPVEEKPKKKRACENVAQAPEAEYATEDETEQHEYSQTESEHEQEEYEEKPSKIAVKPKAPPKSAPAPLNFAELLRLAEIKQYEPVEIKTVKKVEERPRTAEELREREYLGRKNKRIEMHKKSEKEIKNTGISSSSKKVTSQKESLHAKLKSSVDKHSTPKGSLLSSMSGTDKKSKAPALTEKPSRSLSSSRFGQMEKTSQNGSLNSTGSSHSKLPVNSIGKSGSSSRVPPSKPASNGAQRLPSAKESSLKKSAPTKSGNAAALQCGINSNAKWSGSSLGKGGPGHPGGGPSAGPGRLSNSGMGPGRPGSSSAAGPGRPGSGSSLGPGQLGGGSNMGPGRLAGSSSMGLGRPGSSSSMGLGRPGISLGAGSGRPGISLGAGPGRPGISTNTGPGQPGSSTGPGRPGISLSTGPGRPGSSLGAGPGRPGIGPSTGAKRPGSSLGAGPGRPGIGPSTGAKRPGSSLGAGPGRPGIGPSTGAKGPGSSLGTTVKPKCTVVSETISSKNLVTRPSNGQINGMRSFQGHRPVFHPQGLGRPPISYKRQIEDDDDDEYDSEMEDFIEDEGEPQEEISKHIREIFGYDRKRYKDESDYALRYMESSWREQQKEEARSLRLGVQEDLEELRREEEELKRKRQSKKLRTR; from the exons ATGGATTTTCACAATATTCTCATGATGGCCTCGGAGCAACAAGGGTTGAACGCGGTGCCG aaaaggtaCAGTTTGGCTGTTGGTCCTCCCAAAAAGGTTCCAAAAGTCAAGGGTGTAGAGTCTGCAGCAGTGCAAGCATTTCTCAGACggcaagaagaagaaaaaagaaaaaaag cactggaagaaagaagaaagaaagaacaactCTTGGCTAGACGTATTGAACTGAAACATGACAGAAGGGCAAGAGCTATGGCCTCACGAACAAAGGATAATTTTTATGGCTATAATGGCATTCCTGTTGAAGAGAAGCCTAAAAAGAAGAGGGCTTGTGAGAATGTCGCTCAGGCCCCAGAGGCTGAGTATGCAACAGAAGATGAAACTGAGCAACACGAATACAGTCAGACTGAATCTGAGCATGAGCAAGAGGAGTACGAAGAGAAACCATCCAAAATTGCAGTGAAACCAAAGGCACCTCCCAAAAGTGCACCAGCACCTCTGAACTTTGCAGAGCTCTTAAGgcttgctgaaataaaacagtatgaaccagtggaaataaaaacagtgaaaaaggtAGAAGAGAGACCCAGAACAGCAGAAGAATTGAGAGAGAGGGAGTATTTGGGACGCAAAAACAAGAGAATAGAAATGCATAAGAAGAGTGAGAAGGAGATTAAGAATACAGGGATATCCAGTTCTTCCAAAAAAGTGACTTCTCAGAAAGAATCTTTACATGCAAAACTTAAAAGCTCAGTAGATAAACATTCCACACCAAAAGGCAGTCTGTTGTCTTCTATGAGTGGTACTGATAAGAAATCCAAAGCACCAGCATTGACTGAAAAACCCTCACGGTCATTATCTTCCTCCAGATTTggtcaaatggaaaaaacctcacaaaatgGCTCCTTAAACTCTACTGGTAGCAGTCATAGTAAATTACCTGTCAATAGTATCGGAAAGTCTGGCTCAAGCTCTCGTGTGCCACCTTCAAAACCAGCATCCAATGGGGCTCAGAGGCTGCCATCTGCTAAAGAATCCAGCCTGAAAAAGTCTGCCCCCACAAAATCAGGAAATGCTGCAGCCCTTCAGTGTGGAATCAACTCCAATGCAAAATGGTCAGGCAGCAGCTTAGGAAAAGGAGGACCTGGACATCCAGGTGGTGgtccaagtgcaggacctgggcGATTGAGCAATTCTGGCATGGGACCTGGAAggccaggcagcagctcagctgcaggacCTGGAAGGCCAGGCAGCGGCTCAAGCCTGGGACCTGGGCAACTGGGTGGCGGCTCAAACATGGGAC CTGGAAGGCTAGCTGGCAGCTCTAGCATGGGACTTGGGCGACCAGGCAGCAGCTCTAGCATGGGACTTGGGCGACCAGGCATCAGCTTGGGCGCTGGATCAGGAAGGCCAGGCATCAGCTTGGGCGCTGGACCAGGAAGGCCAGGCATCAGCACAAACACAGGACCTGGGCAACCAGGGAGCAGCACAGGACCAGGAAGGCCAGGAATCAGCCTGAGCACTGGACCTGGGCGACCAGGCAGCAGCTTGGGAGCAGGACCAGGAAGGCCAGGAATCGGTCCGAGCACAGGAGCCAAGCGACCAGGCAGCAGCTTGGGAGCAGGACCAGGAAGGCCAGGAATCGGTCCGAGCACAGGAGCCAAGCGACCAGGCAGCAGCTTGGGAGCAGGACCAGGAAGGCCAGGAATCGGTCCGAGCACAGGAGCCAAGGGACCAGGCAGCAGCTTGGGTACAACTGTAAAACCGAAGTGTACTGTTGTATCGGAAACTATTTCTTCTAAAAACCTAGTTACGAGACCTAGCAACGGACAGATAAATGGAATGAGATCTTTTCAAGGGCATAGACCTGTATTTCATCCACAAG GTCTTGGAAGACCACCTATTAGTTACAAGAGACAAAtagaagatgatgatgatgatgaatatGACTCTGAAATGGAAGACTTCATTGAAGATGAAGGGGAACCCCAAGAAGAAATATCAAAACATATTCGGGAAATATTTGGCTATGACaggaaaag ATACAAAGATGAAAGTGATTATGCCTTACGTTATAtggagagcagctggagagagcaacagaaagaagaagCTAGGAG CTTGAGACTCGGTGTTCAGGAGGACTTAGAAGAATTGAGACGGGAAGAAGAAGAGTTGAAGCGCAAGAGACAGTCTAAGAAGCTGAGGACACGTTAA